The following proteins come from a genomic window of Salvia hispanica cultivar TCC Black 2014 chromosome 4, UniMelb_Shisp_WGS_1.0, whole genome shotgun sequence:
- the LOC125221934 gene encoding uncharacterized protein LOC125221934, whose translation MGKWNRRYIPTRKPRQYDYDDPPPSPPRPYSSGVAHSRVPSWEIDYCHSCKVPWNKVLASKKYIYSYPSVLNWDGSAGKEALENAKQRFWAKINGHLCDNPLPDPDMYIDEIDWNPYIDRELMEDLDLQVFYPDEAEKLGQLDTINEEVECAQTQHDKKQYTSDNPWERDQVHGTDNLKQANAWDRWDDTLNLRNDDPWEQSCRKLVGSSKDNTWGIRSESWEWPQGLDKTQSSSFADSGRGKSWNCNEKTMAVREDGWGQGHRENNSWSWGPGNNNSTRVPLFETNNSIGSKERGWRDNRNVSWGVRDARYDDSEAKHWDPNFRQGGWSSRGGGRKRESSVQHTSKYKSSRYLGDPYGYGFGGCNWFLRILHFLYTT comes from the exons ATGGGAAAATGGAATCGCAGATATATACCCACACGGAAGCCGAGGCAATACGACTATGACGATCCGCCTCCATCTCCCCCGAGACCCTATTCTTCTG GAGTTGCTCACAGTAGGGTGCCGTCATGGGAAATAGACTATTGCCATTCTTGTAAAGTTCCTTGGAATAAGGTGTTGGCATCCAAAAAGTACATATACAGTTATCCTAGTGTGCTCAATTGGGATGGTTCTGCTGGTAAAGAAGCATTGGAGAATGCAAAACAACGATTCTGGGCCAAGATCAATGGTCATCTATGTGATAACCCTTTGCCAGACCCAGACATGTACATCGATGAGATTGATTGGAACCCATATATAGATCGTGAGCTGATGGAAGATCTAGATCTACAAGTTTTTTATCCAGATGAAGCAGAGAAGTTAGGACAGCTGGATACCATTAACGAAGAGGTTGAGTGCGCTCAAACACAGCATGATAAAAAGCAATACACTAGTGATAACCCTTGGGAAAGAGATCAGGTGCACGGTACTGATAATTTAAAACAAGCGAATGCTTGGGATAGGTGGGATGATACATTAAATCTGAGAAATGACGATCCATGGGAGCAAAGTTGCCGGAAACTTGTTGGTTCTTCGAAGGATAATACTTGGGGGATTAGAAGTGAATCTTGGGAATGGCCCCAGGGTCTTGACAAAACTCAGTCATCTTCCTTTGCTGATTCTGGACGTGGCAAGTCTTGGAATTGTAATGAGAAAACCATGGCTGTTAGAGAAGACGGATGGGGACAGGGACATAGAGAAAACAATTCTTGGAGTTGGGGTCCGGGGAATAACAATTCTACAAGAGTGCCATTATTTGAAACTAACAATTCTATAGGCTCAAAAGAGAGAGGTTGGAGGGACAACAGGAATGTGTCTTGGGGTGTGCGGGATGCAAGATATGATGATAGTGAGGCCAAGCATTGGGATCCAAATTTCAGGCAGGGTGGATGGTCCTCTAGGGGTGGTGGCCGAAAGCGAGAAAGTTCTGTACAGCACACGTCAAAATATAAGAGCTCCAGATATCTTGGTGACCCATATGGATATG GTTTTGGAGGATGCAACTGGTTCTTAAGGATTTTGCATTTTCTATATACAACCTAA
- the LOC125222222 gene encoding geranylgeranyl diphosphate reductase, chloroplastic-like, whose product MAAQTLNTINQPLHSFRQTLKSKTFNPQTIRCRKTTSVSITATLRAAVIGGGPAGSSAAEALASGGIETFLFERSPEAAKPCGGAIPLCMLDEFSIPSHLIDRKVTQMKIISPSNLTVDFGKTLKPHEFISMVRREVLDNFLRRRAADCGATLVKALVTSIDMPSSETSPYIIHYISNNTHNSLAVDVIIGADGANSKVAKSIDAGSYTCAIAFQERIKLPEEKMQYYENLAEMYIGNDVSPDFYAWVFPKCDHVAVGTGTISAKQNIKHLQCAIKNRVKPKIEGGEIIKVEAHPIPEHPRPVRVRGRVALVGDAAGYVTKCSGEGIYFAARSGRMCGEGVVRASENGRRMIGEGDLRREYLRKWDDEFFATFKFLDVLQRVFYGSNAGLEALVEVCGKEYVQRMTFESYLYKKLAKGNPVEDVKMAAATVGSLIRANILGREMLMH is encoded by the coding sequence ATGGCAGCCCAAACTCTAAACACAATAAACCAGCCCCTCCACTCCTTCAGGCAGACTTTGAAATCCAAGACATTTAATCCCCAAACAATCAGATGCAGAAAGACTACCTCTGTTAGCATCACTGCGACACTGCGAGCTGCAGTGATAGGCGGTGGCCCCGCGGGATCGTCTGCAGCAGAAGCTCTGGCCTCCGGCGGCATCGAGACATTCCTGTTCGAACGCAGCCCCGAAGCAGCAAAGCCCTGCGGAGGCGCCATTCCCCTGTGCATGCTTGATGAGTTCTCCATCCCCTCTCACCTCATTGACCGCAAAGTCACCCAAATGAAGATCATCTCGCCCTCAAATCTCACCGTCGATTTCGGGAAAACGCTCAAGCCCCACGAGTTCATCTCCATGGTCCGCCGAGAAGTGCTGGACAATTTCCTCCGGCGCCGCGCAGCCGACTGCGGCGCCACCCTTGTAAAAGCCCTAGTTACAAGCATAGACATGCCCTCATCGGAAACATCCCCTTACATAATCCACTACATCTCCAACAACACCCACAATTCCCTGGCTGTAGACGTCATAATCGGTGCAGACGGCGCCAATAGCAAAGTAGCCAAGTCAATCGACGCCGGGAGCTACACTTGCGCAATCGCGTTCCAGGAGAGAATCAAATTGCCGGAAGAGAAAATGCAATACTACGAAAACCTAGCAGAGATGTACATCGGAAACGACGTCTCACCCGATTTCTACGCGTGGGTTTTCCCCAAATGCGACCACGTGGCAGTCGGAACGGGCACGATTTCAGCGAAGCAAAACATCAAACACCTTCAGTGCGCAATCAAAAACAGAGTGAAACCTAAAATCGAAGGAGGGGAAATCATCAAAGTGGAAGCCCACCCCATCCCGGAGCACCCCCGGCCGGTGAGGGTCCGGGGACGGGTGGCATTAGTCGGGGACGCGGCCGGGTACGTGACGAAATGCTCGGGCGAGGGGATATACTTCGCGGCGCGGAGCGGGAGGATGTGCGGGGAGGGGGTGGTGAGGGCGTCGGAGAATGGGAGGAGGATGATCGGAGAGGGGGATTTGAGGAGGGAGTATCTGAGGAAGTGGGACGACGAGTTCTTCGCGACGTTCAAATTCTTGGACGTGTTGCAGAGGGTGTTCTATGGGAGTAATGCGGGGCTGGAGGCGCTGGTGGAGGTGTGCGGGAAGGAGTATGTGCAGAGGATGACGTTTGAGAGCTATCTGTATAAGAAGCTGGCCAAGGGGAATCCGGTGGAGGATGTGAAGATGGCGGCGGCGACTGTGGGGAGCTTGATTCGTGCTAATATTCTTGGGAGGGAGATGTTGATGCACTGA
- the LOC125222221 gene encoding protein IQ-DOMAIN 11-like isoform X1, producing the protein MAKKKTWFSLIKRLFISEPQSRRDKDKRRRWACRLLKMKELGPSSPRERLPWQLPEPSTTSVPVTVATDTSELRQIPSNGETAYPESSKSHNSASVVKIPHQHNIASEASAAIKVQAAFRGYLARKALRALKGVVKLQALIRGWAVRRQAINTLKCLQSIVNIQSEVFSKRCERVKELQCQDHKSQDFSETDIKVDFNSQKRWDESALTKRELKPLLLTKREASIKRDQVREYYLNHRVSFFEFKIFNSHYSGGIHLLNYPHRDMYYQRSAETERDKVCGRQRYWLEQWVDSQLAKSESPHNLDRTLSANSRTIAEIGGKLNFQKKHQADMSESPAYVPRKSYHHRKQRSTGDETLFVGSPIVPAYMASTESAKAKARSTSSPRLRPISFDVYSESTSPYKHKLSPVSSINSELTSSSWIGNHMASSHRSPRFRGSPGPIKSTMSTKDIKLWGLHHQIGTNVAPKACACPMGNKM; encoded by the exons ATGGCAAAGAAGAAGACCTGGTTCAGTCTAATAAAGAGGCTTTTCATTTCAGAGCCACAATCAAGAAGGGACAAG GATAAGCGCAGGAGATGGGCCTGCCGATTGCTTAAGATGAAAGAACTAGGGCCATCCTCTCCGAGAGAAAGGCTGCCATGGCAACTCCCAGAACCGAGTACTACTTCTGTTCCAGTAACCGTTGCAACAGACACTTCTGAGCTTCGGCAGATCCCCAGCAATGGGGAAACAGCCTATCCAGAATCTTCAAAAAGCCACAATAGCGCCAGTGTTGTGAAAATTCCTCATCAGCACAACATCGCATCAGAAGCTTCAGCTGCAATCAAAGTTCAAGCTGCATTTCGCGGTTATTTA GCAAGGAAAGCACTACGAGCACTGAAAGGAGTCGTCAAGCTTCAAGCTCTAATTCGAGGTTGGGCTGTTCGAAGGCAAGCTATCAACACCCTCAAGTGTCTGCAGTCCATAGTAAACATCCAATCAGAAGTTTTCTCAAAGAGGTGTGAAAGAGTTAAGGAGTTGCAGTGTCAAGATCACAAATCACAGGATTTCAGCGAAACAGACATAAAG GTAGATTTCAACAGCCAAAAGAGGTGGGATGAGAGTGCATTGACCAAGAGAGAGCTAAAACCTCTGCTTCTTACTAAAAGAGAGGCTTCTATAAAGAGAGACCAGGTCAGAGAATACTACTTGAACCACCGGGTGAGTTTCTTtgagtttaaaattttcaactccCATTATAGTGGTGGCATCCACCTTTTGAATTATCCTCATAGGGATATGTATTACCAGAGATCAGCAGAAACAGAACGTGACAAGGTATGTGGGAGACAGAGATATTGGTTGGAACAATGGGTAGATTCCCAACTAGCTAAAAGTGAGAGTCCGCACAATTTGGATAGAACTTTGTCAGCCAATTCAAGAACCATTGCTGAAATCGGGGGAAAACTAAACTTTCAAAAGAAACATCAAGCAGACATGTCCGAGTCTCCTGCATATGTCCcaagaaaatcttatcatCATAGGAAGCAGCGGTCCACAGGAGATGAAACTCTATTTGTAGGTTCTCCTATTGTTCCTGCATACATGGCCTCGACAGAGTCTGCCAAAGCAAAAGCTAGATCAACGAGCTCGCCAAGATTACGACCCATTAGTTTTGATGTATATTCTGAGAGTACATCTCCATATAAACATAAGCTGTCTCCAGTATCATCTATTAATAGTGAGTTGACGAGCAGTAGTTGGATTGGGAATCATATGGCATCCTCACATCGATCTCCACGCTTTAGAGGGTCACCTGGTCCAATCAAATCAACGATGAGCACGAAAGACATTAAACTTTGGGGGCTTCACCACCAAATAGGTACTAATGTTGCTCCAAAAGCTTGTGCATGTCCAATGGGAAATAAAATGTAG
- the LOC125222221 gene encoding protein IQ-DOMAIN 11-like isoform X2, producing MAKKKTWFSLIKRLFISEPQSRRDKDKRRRWACRLLKMKELGPSSPRERLPWQLPEPSTTSVPVTVATDTSELRQIPSNGETAYPESSKSHNSASVVKIPHQHNIASEASAAIKVQAAFRGYLARKALRALKGVVKLQALIRGWAVRRQAINTLKCLQSIVNIQSEVFSKRCERVKELQCQDHKSQDFSETDIKVDFNSQKRWDESALTKRELKPLLLTKREASIKRDQVREYYLNHRRSAETERDKVCGRQRYWLEQWVDSQLAKSESPHNLDRTLSANSRTIAEIGGKLNFQKKHQADMSESPAYVPRKSYHHRKQRSTGDETLFVGSPIVPAYMASTESAKAKARSTSSPRLRPISFDVYSESTSPYKHKLSPVSSINSELTSSSWIGNHMASSHRSPRFRGSPGPIKSTMSTKDIKLWGLHHQIGTNVAPKACACPMGNKM from the exons ATGGCAAAGAAGAAGACCTGGTTCAGTCTAATAAAGAGGCTTTTCATTTCAGAGCCACAATCAAGAAGGGACAAG GATAAGCGCAGGAGATGGGCCTGCCGATTGCTTAAGATGAAAGAACTAGGGCCATCCTCTCCGAGAGAAAGGCTGCCATGGCAACTCCCAGAACCGAGTACTACTTCTGTTCCAGTAACCGTTGCAACAGACACTTCTGAGCTTCGGCAGATCCCCAGCAATGGGGAAACAGCCTATCCAGAATCTTCAAAAAGCCACAATAGCGCCAGTGTTGTGAAAATTCCTCATCAGCACAACATCGCATCAGAAGCTTCAGCTGCAATCAAAGTTCAAGCTGCATTTCGCGGTTATTTA GCAAGGAAAGCACTACGAGCACTGAAAGGAGTCGTCAAGCTTCAAGCTCTAATTCGAGGTTGGGCTGTTCGAAGGCAAGCTATCAACACCCTCAAGTGTCTGCAGTCCATAGTAAACATCCAATCAGAAGTTTTCTCAAAGAGGTGTGAAAGAGTTAAGGAGTTGCAGTGTCAAGATCACAAATCACAGGATTTCAGCGAAACAGACATAAAG GTAGATTTCAACAGCCAAAAGAGGTGGGATGAGAGTGCATTGACCAAGAGAGAGCTAAAACCTCTGCTTCTTACTAAAAGAGAGGCTTCTATAAAGAGAGACCAGGTCAGAGAATACTACTTGAACCACCGG AGATCAGCAGAAACAGAACGTGACAAGGTATGTGGGAGACAGAGATATTGGTTGGAACAATGGGTAGATTCCCAACTAGCTAAAAGTGAGAGTCCGCACAATTTGGATAGAACTTTGTCAGCCAATTCAAGAACCATTGCTGAAATCGGGGGAAAACTAAACTTTCAAAAGAAACATCAAGCAGACATGTCCGAGTCTCCTGCATATGTCCcaagaaaatcttatcatCATAGGAAGCAGCGGTCCACAGGAGATGAAACTCTATTTGTAGGTTCTCCTATTGTTCCTGCATACATGGCCTCGACAGAGTCTGCCAAAGCAAAAGCTAGATCAACGAGCTCGCCAAGATTACGACCCATTAGTTTTGATGTATATTCTGAGAGTACATCTCCATATAAACATAAGCTGTCTCCAGTATCATCTATTAATAGTGAGTTGACGAGCAGTAGTTGGATTGGGAATCATATGGCATCCTCACATCGATCTCCACGCTTTAGAGGGTCACCTGGTCCAATCAAATCAACGATGAGCACGAAAGACATTAAACTTTGGGGGCTTCACCACCAAATAGGTACTAATGTTGCTCCAAAAGCTTGTGCATGTCCAATGGGAAATAAAATGTAG
- the LOC125222800 gene encoding cytokinin dehydrogenase 9-like, translating into MFLKQNTNIALLLCCCCMLSLPLSLSAIPIPVHGHFTFDGNEFAARDFGNQLHSLPWAVLHPKKVSDVAATVKHVWQMGPAAAPTVAARGHGHSLLGQAQAPQGIVINMESLRGEMQVIKGKSPYVDAPAGELWINVLHHCLKHGLAPKSWTDYLHLTVGGTLSNAGISGQAFRHGPQISNVHQVEVITGKGEVVVCSQDKNTDLFHSVLGGLGQFGIITRARISLEPAPKMVKWIRVLYSDFHTFARDQERLISAEKTFDYIEGQVIVNRTDLFNNWRSSFDLEDTDQANQFVSDGRTLFCLELTKNFNPGEEAAIDKEIKSLLSELSYIPSTMFVTETSYVEFLDRVHTAELKLRSKGLWDLPHPWLNLLVPRSKIQTFADGVFGNILTDTNNGPVLIYPVNKSKWDNRTSFVMPDEDVFYLVAFLPHAAESEELQNLLNQNRRILNFCDLAELGVKQYLPHYKTQEEWRAHFGARWEIFEQRKSAYDPLAILAPGQRIFQKSISIL; encoded by the exons atgtttctcaaacaaaatactaatattgcTTTGTTGCTATGCTGCTGCTGCATGctctccctccctctctccctctccgCCATCCCGATCCCGGTCCACGGCCACTTCACGTTCGACGGGAACGAATTCGCGGCCCGTGATTTCGGAAACCAGCTCCATTCCCTTCCCTGGGCGGTCCTCCACCCCAAGAAGGTCTCCGACGTGGCGGCCACCGTGAAGCACGTCTGGCAGATGGGCCCAGCCGCTGCCCCAACGGTGGCGGCCAGGGGCCACGGCCACTCCCTGCTGGGGCAGGCGCAGGCGCCGCAGGGGATCGTGATCAACATGGAATCCCTGCGCGGCGAGATGCAGGTGATCAAGGGGAAGTCCCCCTATGTGGATGCCCCCGCCGGAGAGCTCTGGATCAATGTGCTCCACCACTGCCTCAAACACGGCCTCGCCCCCAAATCGTGGACCGACTACCTCCATCTCACCGTCGGAGGCACCTTGTCCAATGCCGGGATCAGCGGCCAGGCATTCCGGCACGGCCCTCAAATCAGTAATGTCCACCAGGTCGAGGTCATCACAG GGAAAGGGGAAGTGGTGGTTTGCTCTCAAGACAAGAATACTGACCTCTTCCACAGCGTTCTTGGCGGCCTCGGCCAGTTCGGGATCATAACCAGAGCAAGAATCTCCCTCGAGCCAGCGCCTAAGATG GTGAAATGGATCAGAGTTCTGTACTCGGATTTCCACACCTTCGCGAGAGACCAAGAGCGACTGATATCCGCGGAGAAGACATTCGACTACATAGAAGGTCAGGTGATCGTGAACCGGACGGACCTATTCAACAACTGGCGATCATCATTCGACCTCGAGGATACTGATCAAGCCAACCAGTTTGTGTCAGATGGGAGGACTCTCTTCTGCCTTGAGCTCACCAAGAACTTCAATCCTGGTGAAGAAGCTGCCATAGATAAG GAAATAAAATCGTTACTATCTGAATTAAGCTACATCCCATCAACAATGTTTGTGACAGAAACTTCATATGTGGAATTCTTGGACAGGGTCCACACAGCAGAGCTTAAACTGAGATCAAAAGGGCTGTGGGATCTCCCACACCCATGGCTGAATCTCCTCGTCCCCCGCAGTAAAATCCAGACCTTCGCCGACGGCGTCTTCGGCAACATTCTCACCGACACCAACAACGGCCCAGTTCTCATCTACCCAGtcaataaatcaaa ATGGGACAACAGAACGTCATTCGTGATGCCGGATGAGGACGTGTTCTACCTGGTGGCGTTCCTACCCCACGCGGCGGAGAGCGAGGAGCTGCAGAATCTGCTGAATCAGAACAGGAGAATCTTGAATTTCTGCGATTTGGCGGAGTTGGGAGTGAAGCAGTATCTGCCGCACTACAAAACGCAGGAGGAATGGCGGGCCCATTTCGGGGCGAGGTGGGAGATCTTTGAGCAGAGGAAATCGGCCTACGATCCTCTGGCGATTCTAGCGCCGGGGCAGAGGATTTTCCAGAAATCGATATCGATTTTATGA